One Microbacterium sp. W4I20 DNA window includes the following coding sequences:
- a CDS encoding VOC family protein: protein MFRGLANLNLVAEDMTAAVAWYAEVFGSPPYFVRPEQGPVQYAEWRFGDDDDELALMDARFRPALAQPGGALMSIHVDDVRATFDRLIELGATAFDPVTQRGEGWWSASVSDPFGNLLGLIQSPHWAAQHAD, encoded by the coding sequence ATGTTCCGTGGTCTCGCAAACCTCAACCTCGTCGCCGAAGACATGACGGCCGCCGTCGCCTGGTATGCGGAAGTCTTCGGCTCCCCGCCCTACTTCGTCCGCCCCGAGCAGGGTCCCGTGCAGTACGCGGAGTGGCGCTTCGGCGATGACGACGACGAGCTCGCCCTGATGGATGCGCGCTTCCGTCCGGCCCTCGCCCAGCCGGGCGGTGCGCTGATGAGCATCCACGTCGACGACGTCCGCGCGACGTTCGATCGCCTCATCGAGCTCGGCGCCACGGCGTTCGACCCGGTCACCCAGCGCGGAGAGGGCTGGTGGTCGGCATCCGTCAGCGACCCGTTCGGCAACCTGCTGGGTCTGATCCAGAGCCCCCACTGGGCCGCTCAGCACGCTGACTGA
- a CDS encoding YafY family protein — translation MQALLFLQGKPQITASELARELEVSVPTARRDLEALAMSGVPIYPTRGRGGGWRLIGGARTDLTGLTQSEVSSLLVALTQSGAATPERIAAMRKLVRAVPEPFREGAQRVAAATVRDAPWGITDGDEPPVVVAELQRAIAGSWRVALQYEGSSGSKTSELVPLMVGSRGPRWYLIAAPIVARTDAADAGRLRTYRADRIVDLRLLSMRGTAPTGFDRARAWSEMVERVEGFRGAARAIVHVEPWAVRALTDRFGAQARMLDEAPDDAGRVRMEVRAHRVDALAEQLAGWTGAAEVVEPAEVRDALRALGERMVALYREHPSP, via the coding sequence ATCCAGGCACTGCTCTTCCTGCAGGGCAAGCCGCAGATCACGGCTTCCGAACTCGCCAGGGAGCTCGAGGTCTCCGTGCCGACCGCCCGTCGAGACCTCGAGGCTCTCGCGATGTCGGGAGTCCCGATCTATCCGACCCGGGGGAGAGGTGGAGGATGGCGCCTGATCGGCGGAGCGCGCACCGATCTCACCGGCCTCACCCAGAGCGAGGTCAGCTCGCTGCTCGTCGCGCTGACGCAGAGCGGCGCAGCGACGCCGGAGCGGATCGCCGCGATGCGCAAGCTGGTCCGGGCAGTGCCCGAGCCGTTCCGGGAGGGCGCGCAGCGCGTCGCAGCGGCGACCGTGCGTGATGCGCCCTGGGGGATCACCGACGGCGACGAACCACCCGTGGTGGTGGCGGAGCTGCAGCGAGCGATCGCCGGATCGTGGCGGGTCGCGCTGCAGTACGAGGGCTCGTCCGGATCGAAGACCTCTGAGCTGGTGCCGCTGATGGTCGGCAGCAGGGGACCGCGCTGGTACCTGATCGCCGCGCCGATCGTGGCGCGGACGGATGCCGCGGACGCCGGGCGACTGCGGACCTATCGGGCCGACCGGATCGTCGACCTGCGCCTGCTGAGCATGCGGGGGACTGCCCCGACCGGGTTCGACCGCGCCCGGGCCTGGTCGGAGATGGTCGAGCGCGTCGAAGGCTTCCGTGGCGCCGCACGCGCGATCGTGCACGTCGAGCCCTGGGCGGTGAGGGCACTCACCGACCGCTTCGGCGCGCAGGCGCGGATGCTCGACGAGGCACCCGATGATGCCGGACGAGTGCGTATGGAGGTGCGCGCGCACCGCGTCGATGCGCTCGCCGAGCAGCTGGCCGGCTGGACCGGCGCCGCCGAGGTCGTCGAGCCCGCCGAGGTACGAGACGCACTCCGCGCTCTCGGCGAGCGGATGGTCGCCCTGTATCGCGAACATCCGTCTCCCTGA
- the rplK gene encoding 50S ribosomal protein L11, with translation MAPKKKVTGLIKLQINAGAANPAPPIGPALGQHGVNIMEFCKAYNAATESQRGNVIPVEITVYEDRSFTFILKTPPAAELIKKAAGIPKGSATPHTVKVAKITKDQVRQIAETKQADLNANDIEAASKIIAGTARSMGITVEG, from the coding sequence ATGGCACCGAAGAAGAAGGTGACCGGCCTGATCAAGCTTCAGATCAACGCCGGTGCAGCCAACCCGGCGCCGCCGATCGGCCCCGCGCTCGGTCAGCATGGCGTCAACATCATGGAGTTCTGCAAGGCGTACAACGCCGCGACCGAGTCGCAGCGCGGCAACGTCATCCCCGTGGAGATCACCGTCTACGAGGACCGCAGCTTCACGTTCATCCTGAAGACCCCGCCGGCAGCGGAGCTCATCAAGAAGGCCGCCGGCATCCCCAAGGGATCCGCGACCCCGCACACCGTCAAGGTCGCGAAGATCACCAAGGACCAGGTCCGTCAGATCGCCGAGACCAAGCAGGCTGACCTGAACGCCAACGACATCGAGGCTGCCTCGAAGATCATCGCCGGCACCGCCCGTTCCATGGGCATCACGGTCGAGGGCTGA
- the rplA gene encoding 50S ribosomal protein L1 → MAKSKAYKAAVEKIEADRFYTPSEAVALAKETGSAKFDSTVEVALKLAVDPRKADQMVRGTVILPHGTGKTARVIVFATGPAAEAAIAAGADEVGGAELIQKVADGWTAFDAAVSTPELMGQVGRLGKVLGPRGLMPNPKTGTVTPNAAKAVEEIKGGKIEFRVDKHANVHFVVGKASFTAEQLNENIDAALEEIVRLKPSSSKGRYIQKGAVSTTFGPGIPLDVNAI, encoded by the coding sequence ATGGCTAAGTCCAAGGCTTACAAGGCTGCCGTCGAGAAGATCGAGGCAGACCGTTTCTACACCCCGTCCGAGGCAGTCGCCCTCGCGAAGGAGACCGGCTCGGCGAAGTTCGACTCGACCGTCGAGGTCGCGCTGAAGCTCGCCGTCGACCCGCGCAAGGCAGACCAGATGGTGCGCGGCACCGTCATCCTGCCCCACGGCACCGGTAAGACCGCCCGCGTCATCGTGTTCGCCACCGGCCCCGCGGCCGAGGCTGCGATCGCCGCCGGTGCTGATGAGGTCGGCGGCGCCGAGCTCATCCAGAAGGTCGCCGATGGCTGGACCGCGTTCGACGCGGCCGTCTCCACGCCGGAGCTCATGGGCCAGGTCGGTCGTCTCGGAAAGGTCCTGGGTCCGCGTGGCCTGATGCCGAACCCGAAGACCGGCACCGTGACCCCGAACGCGGCCAAGGCCGTCGAGGAGATCAAGGGCGGAAAGATCGAGTTCCGCGTCGACAAGCACGCCAACGTGCACTTCGTCGTCGGCAAGGCCTCCTTCACCGCCGAGCAGCTGAACGAGAACATCGACGCAGCGCTCGAGGAGATCGTGCGCCTCAAGCCGTCGAGCTCGAAGGGCCGCTACATCCAGAAGGGTGCGGTGTCGACCACGTTCGGCCCCGGCATCCCGCTGGACGTCAACGCCATCTGA
- a CDS encoding amino acid ABC transporter substrate-binding protein — protein sequence MSRRLIAVTALVLTAAALTACSGSSAPEESSASGDGGSDFGLVQDGTLTVATEGTYRPFSFHGDNGAGDLTGYDVEIIQAVADKLDLEVKFEETQWDAIFAGLDADRFDVIANQVTINDERTAKYLFSAPYTVSPGVIVVADDDDSISSFADLDGKTTAQSLTSNWNDLATESGAKVEGVEGWAQAVELLRQGRVDATINDKLTFLDYETTNSPTGLKIAAETDEAGEQAFVFTKDKKSLVEAVDAALEELRADGTLAEISDKYFGEDVTE from the coding sequence ATGTCTCGTCGACTCATCGCCGTCACCGCACTCGTTCTCACCGCTGCGGCGCTCACCGCCTGCAGCGGATCGAGCGCACCGGAGGAGTCGAGCGCGAGCGGCGACGGCGGCTCCGACTTCGGTCTGGTGCAGGACGGCACCCTGACCGTCGCGACCGAGGGCACGTACCGACCGTTCAGCTTCCACGGTGACAACGGCGCCGGCGACCTCACCGGCTATGACGTCGAGATCATCCAGGCCGTCGCCGACAAGCTCGACCTCGAGGTGAAGTTCGAGGAGACGCAGTGGGATGCGATCTTCGCGGGTCTCGACGCCGACCGCTTCGATGTCATCGCGAACCAGGTCACGATCAACGACGAGCGCACCGCGAAGTACCTCTTCAGCGCGCCGTACACGGTCTCGCCCGGCGTCATCGTGGTGGCCGATGACGACGACTCGATCTCGTCCTTCGCCGACCTCGACGGCAAGACCACCGCGCAGTCGCTCACGAGCAACTGGAACGACCTTGCCACCGAGTCGGGTGCCAAGGTCGAGGGTGTCGAGGGCTGGGCGCAGGCCGTCGAGCTGCTGCGCCAGGGCCGCGTGGACGCGACCATCAACGACAAGCTCACGTTCCTCGACTACGAGACGACCAACAGCCCCACGGGTCTGAAGATCGCCGCCGAGACCGACGAAGCGGGCGAGCAGGCCTTCGTCTTCACCAAGGACAAGAAGAGCCTGGTCGAAGCGGTGGATGCTGCGCTCGAGGAGCTCCGCGCCGACGGCACGCTGGCCGAGATCAGCGACAAGTACTTCGGCGAAGACGTCACCGAGTAG
- a CDS encoding amino acid ABC transporter permease, whose amino-acid sequence MEPSSPWQLFLDSLGPIALAGLTVTVPLALASFALGLLIAIGIALMRISVNPLLSGIARFYISVIRGTPLLVQLFVIFYGMPSIGITIDPWPSAIIALSLNVGGYGAEVVRAAILSVPKGQWEAAYTVGMNRTRTLTRVILPQAARVSVPPLSNTFISLVKDTSLTSLILVTELFKVAQQIASTTYEFMILYLTAALVYWVLCLVLSFGQSALERRLDSRVAH is encoded by the coding sequence ATGGAGCCGTCGTCCCCCTGGCAGCTGTTCCTCGACTCGCTCGGCCCCATCGCGCTGGCGGGGCTGACCGTGACGGTGCCGCTCGCGCTGGCATCGTTCGCGCTGGGATTGCTGATCGCGATCGGGATAGCCCTGATGCGGATCTCGGTCAACCCGCTGCTCTCGGGCATCGCCCGGTTCTACATCTCGGTCATCCGCGGTACGCCGCTGCTCGTGCAGCTGTTCGTGATCTTCTACGGCATGCCCTCGATCGGGATCACCATCGATCCGTGGCCGAGCGCGATCATCGCGCTCTCGCTCAACGTGGGCGGTTACGGAGCCGAGGTGGTGCGGGCCGCGATCCTCTCGGTGCCGAAGGGGCAGTGGGAGGCCGCGTACACGGTCGGCATGAACCGCACCCGCACGCTCACGCGCGTCATCCTGCCGCAGGCCGCCCGCGTGTCGGTGCCGCCGCTGTCGAACACGTTCATCTCGCTCGTGAAGGACACATCGCTGACGTCGCTCATCCTCGTGACCGAGCTGTTCAAGGTGGCGCAGCAGATCGCGTCGACGACGTACGAGTTCATGATCCTGTACCTGACGGCGGCGCTGGTCTACTGGGTGCTCTGCCTGGTGCTCTCCTTCGGTCAGAGCGCTCTCGAGAGAAGGCTGGACAGTCGTGTCGCTCACTGA
- a CDS encoding amino acid ABC transporter ATP-binding protein — protein sequence MSLTDPATASTAEPLLTARGIRKSFGDNEVLRGIDLTLHRGEVLVLIGPSGSGKTTVLRALNGLETPDAGTIEVDGGPDIDFAATGVPVRVKKQQRLALRDRSAMVFQHHNLFPHFTVLENVIEGPWRVQGRPKAEVVAEALALLDRVGLSDKADARPHELSGGQQQRVGIVRALALKPDLLLFDEPTSALDPELVGDVLVVIKELADEGWTMAVVTHELSFAREVGNHVLFMDGGVVVEQGKPQQLFTAPQHERTQRFLTRIMRPLDGA from the coding sequence GTGTCGCTCACTGACCCCGCCACCGCGTCGACGGCCGAGCCGCTGCTCACCGCGCGCGGCATCCGCAAGAGCTTCGGCGACAACGAGGTGCTCCGGGGCATCGATCTGACACTGCACCGCGGTGAGGTGCTCGTGCTGATCGGGCCGAGCGGTTCGGGCAAGACGACGGTGCTGCGCGCGCTCAACGGACTCGAGACGCCGGATGCCGGCACGATCGAGGTCGATGGCGGCCCGGACATCGACTTCGCAGCGACCGGAGTGCCGGTTCGGGTGAAGAAGCAGCAGCGCCTCGCGCTGCGCGACCGTTCGGCGATGGTCTTCCAGCACCACAACCTGTTCCCGCACTTCACGGTGCTCGAGAACGTCATCGAGGGGCCGTGGCGGGTGCAGGGCCGTCCGAAGGCCGAGGTCGTCGCCGAGGCGCTGGCGCTGCTCGACCGCGTGGGCCTGAGCGACAAGGCGGATGCTCGGCCGCACGAGCTCTCGGGCGGGCAGCAGCAGCGCGTCGGTATCGTGCGCGCGCTCGCGCTGAAGCCCGACCTGCTGCTGTTCGACGAGCCGACCAGCGCCCTCGATCCCGAGCTGGTGGGCGATGTGCTCGTGGTCATCAAGGAGCTTGCTGACGAGGGCTGGACCATGGCCGTGGTCACCCACGAGCTGAGCTTCGCCCGCGAGGTGGGGAATCACGTGCTGTTCATGGACGGCGGTGTCGTGGTCGAGCAGGGGAAGCCTCAGCAGCTGTTCACCGCTCCGCAGCACGAGCGCACGCAGCGGTTCCTGACGCGAATCATGCGCCCGCTCGACGGAGCCTGA